A portion of the Diprion similis isolate iyDipSimi1 chromosome 4, iyDipSimi1.1, whole genome shotgun sequence genome contains these proteins:
- the LOC124405646 gene encoding putative sodium-dependent multivitamin transporter isoform X1: MSSTEDIATLGWADYVVIGVMLAISASIGIYYRFTGGRQKTTEEYFSADRSMSIAPLSLALMVSFMSAITLLGTSSENYMYGTQIIALYVGYSLGTPASLYLYLPVFFKLQTMSAYEYLEMRFGVAARLLASIANSLQLLLYTGVVLYAPALALEATTRVPGDISVLLIGIICTFYSTVGGIKAVLITDVFQGILMFVAVTMIIIFGAINVEGGIAGIWQKALDGDRIEIDNISPDPTMRHTWWSLTIGGFCTFLTLYGVNQVQVQRLLTVKTLSAAKMAMWGNWPFLTLLGVLTSFSGLAMYAYFADCDPLTAGQISASDMLMPYFVMKTMGHIPGLAGLFVAGIFSAGLSTVSAMLNSLAAVALEDYVKPTYAKLGYQFPEKHGTLVGKIFAVVIGLMCLAVAYLAKNMGSLIQASLSITGAIGGPLLGIFTLGMFFESAEEIGSIVGTSLSLALMCWTAFGQPRPSKVALPLSTSGCSANVTTASLSTVRQMAVGDSSSFYLYRISYMWYSPLGLIVSVVVGLAVSSLVNLVRKKPLPELNPDLFTPLVARRIRRRRVDVTKTTNSQIFTLQMQKSEPIHVD; encoded by the exons ATG TCCAGTACCGAGGACATTGCCACCCTAGGATGGGCCGACTACGTGGTCATTGGCGTCATGCTGGCGATCAGCGCGAGCATCGGAATTTACTACAGATTTACAGGCGGACGACAAAAAACTACGGAG GAATATTTCTCGGCGGATCGATCGATGAGCATCGCTCCACTCTCTCTGGCTCTGATGGTGTCTTTTATGTCAGCAATAACGTTGCTAGGAACCAGTTCTGAAAACTACATGTACGGCACGCAGATTATTGCACTTTACGTAGGATACTCACTGGGCACCCCAGCGTCGCTCTATCTTTACCTTCCGGTCTTCTTCAAGCTGCAGACAATGAGCGCTTACGAG TACCTGGAGATGAGGTTCGGCGTCGCTGCAAGACTCCTTGCCAGCATTGCAAACTCTCTACAGCTGCTCCTTTACACCGGTGTCGTTCTCTACGCTCCGGCTCTGGCCTTAGAAGCAACGACCAGAGTTCCGGGTGACATCAGTGTCCTCCTCATCGGTATCATCTGTACCTTCTACTCGACGGTCGGAGGCATCAAAGCGGTTCTGATCACCGACGTGTTTCAGGGTATTTTGATGTTCGTCGCTGTAACAATGATCATCATATTCGGCGCGATAAACGTGGAAGGTGGTATCGCTGGGATCTGGCAGAAGGCTCTCGACGGTGACCGTATAGAGATAGACAA catTTCCCCGGACCCAACGATGCGGCACACCTGGTGGAGCTTGACCATCGGAGGTTTCTGCACTTTCTTGACTCTATACGGAGTAAACCAGGTTCAAGTTCAACGGCTGTTGACCGTCAA GACTCTGAGCGCGGCAAAAATGGCCATGTGGGGTAACTGGCCGTTCCTTACCCTCTTGGGAGTGCTGACGTCCTTCTCGGGTCTCGCGATGTATGCCTACTTTGCCGACTGCGACCCTCTTACCGCGGGGCAGATTTCCGCAAGCGACATGCTGATGCCCTACTTTGTGATGAAGACGATGGGCCACATCCCCGGACTGGCTGGTCTCTTCGTTGCCGGAATATTCAGCGCTGGTCTTAGCACCGTATCTGCGATGTTGAACTCCCTGGCTGCGGTTGCCCTGGAGGACTACGTCAAGCCGACGTACGCAAAGCTGGGCTACCAGTTTCCGGAGAAACATGGAACCCTGGTGGGGAAGATATTCGCGGTTGTCATCGGTCTTATGTGCCTCGCGGTGGCCTATCTTGCCAAAAATATGGGAAGCTTGATCCAGGCGTCGCTCAGCATTACTGGGGCAATCGGTGGCCCGTTGCTGGGCATTTTCACGCTCGGAATGTTCTTCGAGTCTGCGGAAGAGATAGGGTCTATTGTCGGGACTTCACTTAGCCTGGCTTTGATGTGCTGGACCGCCTTTGGCCAGCCCAGACCTTCCAAAGTCGCATTGCCACTGTCCACTAGCGGCTGCAGCGCGAATGTGACGACGGCGAGTTTGTCGACCGTGAGACAAAT GGCCGTCGGAGATTCGTCTTCCTTTTATCTCTACCGGATTTCGTACATGTGGTATTCGCCGTTGGGACTCATAGTGTCTGTCGTTGTGGGCCTAGCAGTGAGCAGCTTGGTAAATCTAGTCAGGAAGAAACCTTTGCCGGAGCTGAATCCAGACCTCTTCACGCCTCTGGTGGCCAGAAGAATAAGACGGAGGCGCGTCGACGTGACCAAAACAACAAACAGTCAAATATTCACGCTACAGATGCAAAAATCTGAGCCA
- the LOC124405646 gene encoding putative sodium-dependent multivitamin transporter isoform X2: MSIAPLSLALMVSFMSAITLLGTSSENYMYGTQIIALYVGYSLGTPASLYLYLPVFFKLQTMSAYEYLEMRFGVAARLLASIANSLQLLLYTGVVLYAPALALEATTRVPGDISVLLIGIICTFYSTVGGIKAVLITDVFQGILMFVAVTMIIIFGAINVEGGIAGIWQKALDGDRIEIDNISPDPTMRHTWWSLTIGGFCTFLTLYGVNQVQVQRLLTVKTLSAAKMAMWGNWPFLTLLGVLTSFSGLAMYAYFADCDPLTAGQISASDMLMPYFVMKTMGHIPGLAGLFVAGIFSAGLSTVSAMLNSLAAVALEDYVKPTYAKLGYQFPEKHGTLVGKIFAVVIGLMCLAVAYLAKNMGSLIQASLSITGAIGGPLLGIFTLGMFFESAEEIGSIVGTSLSLALMCWTAFGQPRPSKVALPLSTSGCSANVTTASLSTVRQMAVGDSSSFYLYRISYMWYSPLGLIVSVVVGLAVSSLVNLVRKKPLPELNPDLFTPLVARRIRRRRVDVTKTTNSQIFTLQMQKSEPIHVD; encoded by the exons ATGAGCATCGCTCCACTCTCTCTGGCTCTGATGGTGTCTTTTATGTCAGCAATAACGTTGCTAGGAACCAGTTCTGAAAACTACATGTACGGCACGCAGATTATTGCACTTTACGTAGGATACTCACTGGGCACCCCAGCGTCGCTCTATCTTTACCTTCCGGTCTTCTTCAAGCTGCAGACAATGAGCGCTTACGAG TACCTGGAGATGAGGTTCGGCGTCGCTGCAAGACTCCTTGCCAGCATTGCAAACTCTCTACAGCTGCTCCTTTACACCGGTGTCGTTCTCTACGCTCCGGCTCTGGCCTTAGAAGCAACGACCAGAGTTCCGGGTGACATCAGTGTCCTCCTCATCGGTATCATCTGTACCTTCTACTCGACGGTCGGAGGCATCAAAGCGGTTCTGATCACCGACGTGTTTCAGGGTATTTTGATGTTCGTCGCTGTAACAATGATCATCATATTCGGCGCGATAAACGTGGAAGGTGGTATCGCTGGGATCTGGCAGAAGGCTCTCGACGGTGACCGTATAGAGATAGACAA catTTCCCCGGACCCAACGATGCGGCACACCTGGTGGAGCTTGACCATCGGAGGTTTCTGCACTTTCTTGACTCTATACGGAGTAAACCAGGTTCAAGTTCAACGGCTGTTGACCGTCAA GACTCTGAGCGCGGCAAAAATGGCCATGTGGGGTAACTGGCCGTTCCTTACCCTCTTGGGAGTGCTGACGTCCTTCTCGGGTCTCGCGATGTATGCCTACTTTGCCGACTGCGACCCTCTTACCGCGGGGCAGATTTCCGCAAGCGACATGCTGATGCCCTACTTTGTGATGAAGACGATGGGCCACATCCCCGGACTGGCTGGTCTCTTCGTTGCCGGAATATTCAGCGCTGGTCTTAGCACCGTATCTGCGATGTTGAACTCCCTGGCTGCGGTTGCCCTGGAGGACTACGTCAAGCCGACGTACGCAAAGCTGGGCTACCAGTTTCCGGAGAAACATGGAACCCTGGTGGGGAAGATATTCGCGGTTGTCATCGGTCTTATGTGCCTCGCGGTGGCCTATCTTGCCAAAAATATGGGAAGCTTGATCCAGGCGTCGCTCAGCATTACTGGGGCAATCGGTGGCCCGTTGCTGGGCATTTTCACGCTCGGAATGTTCTTCGAGTCTGCGGAAGAGATAGGGTCTATTGTCGGGACTTCACTTAGCCTGGCTTTGATGTGCTGGACCGCCTTTGGCCAGCCCAGACCTTCCAAAGTCGCATTGCCACTGTCCACTAGCGGCTGCAGCGCGAATGTGACGACGGCGAGTTTGTCGACCGTGAGACAAAT GGCCGTCGGAGATTCGTCTTCCTTTTATCTCTACCGGATTTCGTACATGTGGTATTCGCCGTTGGGACTCATAGTGTCTGTCGTTGTGGGCCTAGCAGTGAGCAGCTTGGTAAATCTAGTCAGGAAGAAACCTTTGCCGGAGCTGAATCCAGACCTCTTCACGCCTCTGGTGGCCAGAAGAATAAGACGGAGGCGCGTCGACGTGACCAAAACAACAAACAGTCAAATATTCACGCTACAGATGCAAAAATCTGAGCCA